A single window of Betaproteobacteria bacterium DNA harbors:
- a CDS encoding LysR family transcriptional regulator, which produces MDRFTAMGLFVRIVETGSFSAVAREMNMTQPTVSKQLTALELQLKTRLLNRSTRQLSLTEAGSAYFESSKRILDTVNEAEANLGVLQTQLSGVLRINSSIGLGQMYLGPLVLKFQSMHPGLMIDLAYSDRFVDLVEEGVDVAIRIGRLMDSSLAARRIGTSERCLIATPAYLKKNGTPQTPQDLVGHNCILYAYLSTGNEWVFHGRDGEIRVKVSGTLRANNGEAIKQAVMADLGIAASPAWLIQDDLKEGKVQEILRDFAPPPGEINAVYPSARHVSAKVRAFTEFLKTEFEKIPALRVR; this is translated from the coding sequence ATGGACCGATTCACCGCAATGGGGTTGTTCGTACGCATCGTCGAGACCGGAAGCTTTTCGGCGGTCGCACGCGAGATGAACATGACCCAGCCGACCGTCAGCAAACAACTGACGGCACTGGAACTACAGTTGAAAACCCGGCTGCTCAATCGCAGCACCCGGCAGTTGTCGCTCACCGAAGCGGGCTCTGCTTATTTCGAGAGTTCGAAGCGCATTCTCGACACCGTGAATGAAGCGGAGGCCAACCTAGGTGTGCTGCAGACGCAACTCAGCGGGGTGCTGCGTATCAATTCTTCCATCGGACTGGGTCAGATGTACTTGGGCCCGCTGGTGCTGAAATTCCAGTCGATGCATCCGGGTTTGATGATCGATCTCGCCTACTCGGACCGCTTCGTGGATCTGGTGGAAGAGGGGGTCGATGTGGCCATCCGCATTGGCCGGCTGATGGATTCAAGCCTCGCGGCGCGGCGCATCGGCACTTCGGAGCGCTGCCTCATCGCGACACCAGCCTATCTGAAAAAAAATGGAACGCCGCAGACGCCGCAAGACCTGGTAGGCCACAACTGCATTCTCTATGCGTATCTGTCCACCGGTAACGAATGGGTATTTCACGGCAGGGATGGCGAGATCCGCGTAAAAGTCTCAGGCACCCTGCGCGCGAACAACGGCGAAGCGATCAAGCAGGCGGTCATGGCCGATCTCGGCATTGCCGCGAGCCCGGCATGGCTGATCCAGGACGACCTGAAGGAAGGCAAAGTGCAGGAAATCCTTCGCGACTTCGCTCCCCCGCCCGGGGAAATCAATGCCGTCTATCCGTCGGCGCGGCATGTGTCTGCCAAGGTCCGCGCCTTTACGGAATTTCTGAAGACCGAATTCGAGAAGATCCCGGCGCTGCGCGTGCGCTAA
- a CDS encoding acyl-CoA dehydrogenase family protein, with translation MDFEHSQKVKDLQKRLLSFMDEHIYPNEERFFREAEEVGPWKVAPVLEEVKVKGKAAGLWNLFLPHSEHGAGLTNLEYAPLCEIMGRSLLAPEAFNCAAPDTGNMEVLARYGTEEHKKKWLAPLLDGEIRSCFAMTEPAVASSDATNIESSIVRDGNDYVINGRKWYATGSVDPRCKIFIFMGKTDPNNPDRHKQQSMILVPRDTPGVDVQRALPVFGYYGMPDRTGEVLFKNVRVPASNMLLGEGRGFEIAQGRLGPGRIHHCMRLIGLAERTLEAMCKRTLNRVTFGKPVAEQTVTLERIAESRIAIAQNRFLTLHAAYMMDTVGNKGAKAEIAMIKVAVPNMACKVVDWAIQAFGAAGLSNDHGIGVAYALARLLRIADGPDEVHRNQIGKLELAKYKHR, from the coding sequence ATGGATTTCGAACACTCGCAAAAAGTAAAAGATCTTCAGAAGCGCCTGCTCTCCTTCATGGATGAGCATATTTATCCGAACGAGGAGCGCTTTTTCCGCGAGGCCGAGGAAGTCGGGCCCTGGAAAGTGGCGCCGGTTCTCGAAGAGGTGAAGGTCAAGGGCAAGGCCGCGGGACTCTGGAACCTGTTCCTGCCCCATTCGGAGCACGGCGCCGGACTGACCAACCTCGAATATGCGCCGCTGTGCGAAATCATGGGCCGTTCCCTACTCGCGCCCGAAGCCTTCAATTGCGCGGCGCCCGATACGGGCAACATGGAAGTGCTGGCCCGTTACGGCACGGAAGAGCACAAGAAAAAATGGCTGGCGCCTTTGCTCGACGGGGAAATCCGCTCGTGCTTTGCCATGACGGAACCGGCGGTGGCGTCCAGCGATGCGACCAACATCGAATCTTCTATCGTTCGCGATGGCAATGACTATGTGATCAACGGTCGCAAGTGGTATGCCACCGGTTCGGTCGATCCGCGCTGCAAAATCTTCATCTTCATGGGCAAGACCGATCCGAACAATCCGGACCGACACAAGCAGCAGTCGATGATTCTCGTGCCTCGCGATACGCCCGGAGTGGACGTGCAGCGTGCGCTGCCCGTATTCGGCTACTACGGCATGCCGGACAGGACGGGCGAAGTGCTGTTCAAAAACGTGCGCGTGCCCGCATCCAACATGTTGCTGGGCGAGGGGCGCGGCTTCGAGATTGCGCAAGGACGGCTCGGACCGGGACGCATCCATCACTGCATGCGCCTGATCGGACTCGCGGAGCGCACGCTGGAAGCGATGTGCAAACGCACGCTGAATCGGGTAACTTTCGGCAAGCCGGTCGCCGAGCAGACCGTGACGCTCGAGCGCATCGCCGAGTCGCGCATTGCCATTGCCCAGAACCGCTTCCTCACGCTCCATGCCGCTTACATGATGGACACGGTGGGCAACAAGGGCGCCAAGGCGGAAATTGCCATGATCAAGGTTGCCGTGCCGAACATGGCGTGCAAGGTCGTGGACTGGGCAATCCAGGCCTTCGGCGCCGCCGGGCTCAGCAACGACCACGGCATCGGCGTGGCCTATGCCCTCGCGCGCCTGCTGCGCATTGCGGACGGGCCGGACGAAGTGCATCGCAACCAGATCGGCAAGCTCGAACTGGCCAAATACAAGCATCGATGA
- the nikR gene encoding nickel-responsive transcriptional regulator NikR yields MDRFTISLNEDLARQFDELIGQKGYQNRSEAVRDMLRNELESARLDRQEAPYCVASLSYVYNHHARDLTERLTDLQHQHHHLVLSSMHVHLDHDNCMETVILRGATGEVSKFANELMAVREVRHGRVNVVPVEMDDHAHRTHQYHVHTRPRT; encoded by the coding sequence ATGGATCGCTTCACCATTTCGCTGAACGAGGATCTCGCCAGGCAGTTCGATGAATTGATCGGCCAGAAGGGCTATCAGAATCGATCCGAGGCAGTGCGCGACATGCTCCGCAATGAGCTCGAGTCGGCGCGGTTGGATCGACAGGAAGCGCCTTATTGCGTCGCTTCCCTTTCGTACGTCTACAACCACCACGCCCGCGACCTGACCGAACGCCTCACCGATCTTCAGCACCAGCATCACCATCTGGTGCTGTCATCGATGCATGTCCATCTCGACCACGACAACTGCATGGAGACGGTCATTCTTCGCGGCGCGACCGGAGAAGTGAGCAAATTCGCGAACGAATTGATGGCCGTGCGCGAGGTACGACACGGTCGGGTCAATGTCGTACCGGTGGAAATGGACGACCACGCCCATCGGACCCACCAGTATCACGTGCACACGCGGCCACGCACTTGA
- a CDS encoding VOC family protein — protein sequence MAIDGMNHFTVLTKDLDATRNFYVGILGLKEGYRPPLGFPGTWLYAGAQPVLHVVAGRPLPEPPAGVLDHMAFSASDLPAITAKLKSSGIKYDLRKQPDSGVWQLFCFDPSGARVELDFSPNETAPA from the coding sequence ATGGCCATTGATGGAATGAATCACTTCACCGTGCTGACCAAGGATCTCGACGCCACACGGAATTTCTACGTCGGTATCCTCGGTCTGAAGGAAGGCTATCGCCCGCCGCTGGGCTTTCCCGGCACCTGGCTGTATGCCGGCGCGCAACCTGTATTGCATGTCGTGGCCGGTCGGCCTCTGCCGGAACCGCCTGCCGGCGTACTCGATCACATGGCATTTTCTGCATCGGATTTGCCCGCCATCACGGCCAAGCTGAAGTCGAGCGGCATCAAATACGATTTGCGCAAACAGCCTGACTCTGGCGTCTGGCAATTGTTCTGCTTCGATCCGAGCGGTGCGAGAGTCGAGCTGGATTTTTCTCCGAACGAAACAGCCCCCGCCTGA
- a CDS encoding NADH:flavin oxidoreductase/NADH oxidase has protein sequence MPSQPLLFSPITLRGITLKNRVVISPMCQYSAHDGMANDWHFVHLGKMAVGGAGLIFTEAAAVEPEGRITYGDLGIWSDAHVPPLKRIADFIKANGSVPAIQLAHAGRKASMQRPWHGNGPINDSDRARGEDAWRVVAPSAIPMDTGWLVPHELSVGDIRAIQARWRDAALRSLAAGFEVMEMHSAHGYLGHEFLSPLSNKRTDQYGGNLKGRMRYTLELAEVLRAAWPRDKPLFVRISSVDGIEGGWTLDDTVTLAKELAARGMDVVDCSSGGLLGSATAARIKRNPGFQVPFAERVKKEAGIKSMAVGLILDAHQAEQILQDGQADLIAIGRQSLYNPNWALHAEVVLGAQGEYGSWPVQYGWWLDKRQHILADEVKRKIA, from the coding sequence ATGCCATCGCAACCGCTTCTTTTTTCGCCGATCACACTGCGCGGCATCACCCTGAAGAACCGCGTCGTCATTTCCCCGATGTGCCAATACTCCGCACATGACGGGATGGCCAACGACTGGCATTTCGTCCACCTCGGAAAAATGGCCGTCGGCGGCGCCGGATTGATTTTTACCGAAGCCGCCGCGGTCGAACCCGAGGGCCGCATCACTTACGGCGACCTAGGCATCTGGTCGGATGCGCACGTTCCGCCGTTGAAACGCATTGCCGATTTCATCAAAGCCAACGGCTCGGTACCGGCGATTCAGCTCGCGCATGCCGGCCGCAAGGCCTCGATGCAAAGGCCCTGGCACGGCAACGGTCCGATCAACGACAGTGATCGCGCACGCGGAGAAGACGCGTGGAGAGTCGTGGCACCGAGCGCGATCCCGATGGACACCGGCTGGCTGGTGCCGCACGAACTCAGTGTGGGCGACATCCGTGCAATACAGGCACGCTGGCGCGACGCCGCGCTGCGCTCGCTTGCTGCCGGCTTTGAAGTCATGGAAATGCATTCCGCCCACGGTTATCTCGGTCACGAATTCCTCTCGCCGCTTTCCAACAAACGGACTGACCAGTACGGTGGCAACCTCAAGGGGCGCATGCGCTATACACTCGAACTCGCCGAAGTCCTGCGCGCCGCGTGGCCACGGGACAAACCGCTGTTCGTGCGGATTTCCTCGGTCGACGGCATCGAAGGCGGCTGGACGCTGGATGACACGGTAACGCTGGCGAAGGAGCTGGCGGCTCGCGGGATGGATGTGGTCGACTGCTCCTCCGGCGGGTTGCTCGGTTCCGCAACGGCCGCACGCATCAAGCGCAATCCCGGATTTCAGGTGCCGTTCGCCGAGCGCGTAAAAAAGGAAGCCGGCATCAAGTCCATGGCGGTCGGCTTGATTCTCGATGCTCATCAGGCAGAACAGATTTTGCAGGATGGCCAGGCGGATCTGATCGCGATCGGCCGCCAGTCTCTCTACAACCCGAATTGGGCCCTGCATGCGGAAGTCGTTCTCGGTGCTCAGGGAGAATATGGCTCCTGGCCGGTGCAATACGGCTGGTGGCTGGACAAGCGGCAACACATCCTTGCGGACGAGGTGAAGCGGAAGATCGCGTGA
- a CDS encoding DUF2339 domain-containing protein, with the protein MWFVGLIAGAMIGSLLPGGGMALAGAAVGLIAGAVYGARNSQQRDASKKLDPELSARFAELSARLTIIEHHLGIDAQSTAPAQTPPATDDAVVSPVAAERIPQQPSPLSLPLSAATPKTPTAIPPESGTPRRTEPIADAPTGVDDFSRLWRWLIGGNILAKIGVVLLFFGVASGLRLAAQYGFMPVPVRLTLGAIAAVAMIWFGRNRAAKGMHETFGHALQGGGFAILYLIVYFMLARYQMIGAALAFLTFAAIGTVCVLTAARQNAQSLAGLGISGAFLAPILASTGNGDYVVLFGYYLLLNAFVVTVNWFKGWRYLNLAAFAFTFLVGFAWGSRSYRPEYFATIEAFLIVFFLIFSALPVLMIVCNAPGKRSVADGLLLFGTPIAAAGFQQAILDDRMAIAWSATIAGLYYLALWRLLFVRHDPSIEVVERSQLGIGAAFLTMAVPLAFGAQATTVLWALEGSVLLWYGLRLRRSLACAAGMLLQFVAGMYFIVHIGGVGHARPFFNSVVVGAIVIALAALFGARLLERAGKDPNWSGATARILLAWALAWIAYAAWRDIDVFVEMQNQPAAVLAVGAILAFLFDSVGSAIGSRLLRTPAWLLTLGIPLTLILHLADNARLLAGVFAFALPAAFAVQYRINFRFDRDNFEFGKRTRHFLAFWTLGGAVGVELAWWTGEMPAAVAQGFWKLAAWMATGVAMIAAVIKGVQAQRWPFSGESDAYLTIACAPVLVLLGLAVVFSGHYSAGWGMPYVPPLNPLEIVCIAAIASIIWWGDCARQQLAFTQAAAFATRIGYLLGFVLLNFILARVAHHWFGVAYQEHALYRSALFQGLLSFVWTCLAIGLMIHASRELLRANWFIGFGLLAIVGAKLLLVDAAHAGTVIWTGTLIGVALLVIAASYFAPRPPAEN; encoded by the coding sequence ATGTGGTTCGTCGGATTGATTGCCGGTGCCATGATCGGTTCGCTGCTGCCCGGCGGAGGCATGGCCCTCGCGGGCGCGGCGGTAGGACTGATCGCCGGAGCGGTATATGGCGCGCGCAATAGCCAACAGCGCGATGCCTCGAAAAAACTCGATCCCGAATTGAGCGCGCGGTTCGCGGAGTTGTCTGCGCGGCTCACGATCATCGAGCATCACCTGGGTATCGATGCGCAGTCGACGGCACCCGCACAGACACCACCTGCAACAGACGACGCGGTCGTCTCTCCGGTTGCGGCCGAAAGGATTCCACAGCAGCCCTCTCCGCTATCGTTGCCGCTATCGGCCGCAACTCCGAAAACTCCTACCGCAATACCGCCCGAATCCGGCACCCCGCGCCGAACCGAACCGATTGCCGACGCACCCACCGGGGTCGACGATTTTTCGCGTCTCTGGCGCTGGCTGATCGGCGGCAACATCCTCGCCAAGATCGGCGTCGTACTGCTGTTCTTCGGCGTGGCATCCGGCCTGCGTCTCGCCGCGCAATACGGATTCATGCCGGTTCCTGTCAGGCTGACGTTGGGCGCGATCGCGGCAGTGGCGATGATCTGGTTCGGCCGCAACCGCGCCGCCAAAGGCATGCATGAGACGTTCGGTCATGCGCTGCAGGGCGGCGGCTTCGCCATCCTTTACCTGATCGTCTATTTCATGCTGGCGCGCTACCAGATGATCGGCGCCGCGCTTGCCTTCCTGACATTTGCGGCCATCGGCACCGTTTGCGTGCTCACGGCTGCCCGCCAAAATGCCCAGTCACTCGCCGGACTGGGCATCTCCGGCGCCTTTCTCGCACCGATTCTCGCCTCGACCGGCAACGGCGACTACGTCGTGCTGTTCGGTTACTACCTGCTGCTCAACGCCTTCGTCGTCACGGTGAACTGGTTCAAGGGCTGGCGCTATCTTAATCTCGCCGCCTTCGCATTCACTTTCCTGGTCGGTTTCGCCTGGGGCAGCCGTTCCTACCGTCCGGAATATTTCGCCACCATCGAAGCTTTCTTGATCGTTTTCTTCCTAATCTTTTCGGCGCTGCCGGTCTTGATGATCGTGTGCAATGCGCCGGGGAAACGCAGCGTTGCGGATGGACTGTTGCTTTTCGGCACGCCGATAGCGGCCGCAGGCTTTCAGCAGGCAATCCTGGACGACCGTATGGCAATCGCGTGGAGCGCAACGATTGCCGGCCTTTACTATCTCGCGCTTTGGAGGCTGTTGTTCGTTCGACACGATCCATCGATCGAAGTGGTCGAACGTTCCCAGTTGGGAATTGGCGCCGCATTCCTCACGATGGCCGTACCGCTCGCCTTCGGCGCACAGGCCACGACCGTGCTGTGGGCGCTGGAAGGATCAGTGCTCCTCTGGTACGGACTTCGGCTCAGACGCTCGCTTGCATGTGCTGCCGGCATGTTGTTGCAATTCGTGGCCGGAATGTATTTCATCGTGCATATCGGCGGCGTCGGTCATGCACGGCCTTTCTTCAACAGCGTCGTCGTTGGCGCGATCGTGATCGCGTTGGCCGCGCTGTTCGGCGCCCGTCTGCTGGAACGCGCAGGCAAGGATCCCAACTGGAGCGGTGCCACTGCAAGAATATTGCTGGCGTGGGCTCTTGCGTGGATTGCGTATGCGGCGTGGCGCGATATCGATGTCTTCGTTGAAATGCAGAACCAGCCTGCCGCTGTGCTCGCGGTCGGCGCGATTCTGGCTTTTCTGTTCGACTCGGTCGGCAGCGCGATCGGCAGCCGCCTGCTGCGAACGCCCGCGTGGCTGCTGACACTGGGCATTCCACTGACCTTAATTCTTCATCTCGCGGACAACGCGCGCTTGCTGGCAGGCGTATTCGCTTTCGCCCTGCCCGCGGCATTCGCCGTTCAATACCGGATCAACTTCCGTTTCGATCGCGACAACTTCGAATTCGGCAAACGCACGCGTCACTTTCTCGCCTTCTGGACACTTGGCGGCGCCGTCGGCGTCGAACTTGCCTGGTGGACAGGAGAAATGCCGGCCGCCGTGGCGCAGGGTTTCTGGAAATTGGCGGCATGGATGGCCACGGGTGTGGCGATGATCGCCGCGGTCATCAAGGGCGTGCAAGCACAGCGCTGGCCGTTCTCGGGCGAATCGGATGCTTACCTGACCATCGCCTGCGCGCCTGTGTTGGTGCTGCTGGGATTGGCCGTCGTTTTTAGCGGCCACTACTCTGCCGGCTGGGGTATGCCTTATGTCCCTCCGCTGAATCCGCTGGAAATTGTCTGCATTGCCGCGATCGCCTCCATCATCTGGTGGGGCGACTGCGCCAGACAGCAACTCGCGTTCACGCAAGCCGCGGCGTTCGCGACCAGGATCGGGTATTTGCTCGGTTTCGTGTTGCTGAATTTCATCCTGGCGCGCGTTGCCCATCACTGGTTCGGCGTTGCCTATCAGGAACACGCGCTGTATCGATCAGCGTTGTTCCAGGGACTGCTGTCTTTTGTCTGGACCTGCCTCGCCATCGGCTTGATGATTCACGCAAGCCGCGAACTCCTTCGCGCAAACTGGTTCATCGGTTTCGGACTACTGGCGATCGTTGGTGCCAAACTACTGCTGGTGGATGCCGCCCATGCCGGTACGGTAATCTGGACCGGAACGCTGATCGGCGTCGCCCTGCTGGTCATTGCCGCGAGCTATTTTGCGCCGCGGCCGCCCGCGGAGAATTAG
- a CDS encoding Re/Si-specific NAD(P)(+) transhydrogenase subunit alpha, whose product MKIGIPKEVHAGEKRVAATPETVGQLAKLGYAVAIEAGAGEGAQFADDAYRAAGAEIVTEPRALWAKSDIVLKVRAPEPHPRLGVHESELLREGGTLLSFIWPAQNPELMERLKARRATVIAMDAVPRISRAQKLDALSSMANIAGYRAVIEAAQHFGRFFTGQITAAGKVPPAKVMVIGAGVAGLAAIGTARSLGAIVRAFDVRPEVKQQIESMGAEFLELDFKEEGSGGGGYAKQMSPEFIKAEMDLFAAQAKDVDIIITTALIPGKPAPKLITAEMVDSMRQGSVVVDLAAEQGGNCDYTRPGEVTVRNGVTIIGYTDLPSRLATQSSQLYGTNLRHFLTDLTPKKDGNIVVNMEDDVIRGATVINQGSITWPPPPLKVPAIAAAPAAAAAPKAAKETKPSKGYGSLIAMALGAAALALVGLYAPPGFMQHLTVFVLACFIGFHVIWNVAPALHTPLMSVTNAISGIIVIGALLQIGNPSWIVLVLAGISVLIATINISGGFWVTQRMLKMFRRD is encoded by the coding sequence ATGAAAATCGGCATTCCCAAGGAAGTCCACGCGGGCGAGAAGCGCGTCGCCGCCACGCCTGAGACAGTCGGACAGCTTGCCAAGCTGGGCTATGCGGTGGCGATCGAAGCGGGCGCGGGCGAAGGCGCGCAGTTCGCCGACGATGCTTACCGCGCGGCCGGCGCCGAGATCGTGACGGAACCACGCGCGCTCTGGGCCAAGTCCGACATCGTGCTGAAAGTGCGCGCGCCCGAGCCGCATCCCAGACTTGGCGTGCACGAATCGGAGCTGTTGCGCGAAGGCGGCACGCTGCTGAGCTTCATCTGGCCGGCGCAGAATCCCGAACTGATGGAAAGGCTCAAGGCGCGTCGCGCGACGGTCATTGCAATGGACGCGGTACCGCGCATTTCGCGCGCCCAGAAACTTGATGCACTGAGTTCGATGGCGAACATCGCCGGGTATCGCGCGGTGATCGAAGCGGCTCAACATTTCGGACGCTTTTTCACTGGCCAGATCACGGCGGCGGGAAAAGTGCCGCCCGCCAAAGTCATGGTCATCGGCGCCGGCGTGGCGGGACTGGCCGCTATCGGCACGGCGCGCAGCCTCGGCGCGATCGTCAGGGCGTTCGATGTGCGCCCGGAGGTCAAACAGCAGATCGAGAGCATGGGCGCGGAGTTCCTCGAACTCGATTTCAAGGAAGAAGGCTCCGGCGGCGGCGGTTACGCGAAGCAGATGAGCCCGGAGTTCATCAAGGCGGAAATGGATCTGTTCGCGGCGCAGGCGAAGGACGTCGACATCATCATCACCACGGCGCTGATTCCGGGCAAGCCCGCGCCCAAGCTGATCACCGCCGAGATGGTGGATTCCATGCGCCAGGGGAGCGTCGTCGTGGACCTGGCGGCGGAGCAGGGCGGCAACTGCGACTACACCCGACCGGGCGAAGTCACTGTCCGCAACGGCGTGACGATCATCGGCTATACCGATTTGCCAAGCCGCCTGGCGACGCAATCGAGCCAGCTCTATGGCACCAATCTCCGCCATTTCCTGACCGACCTCACGCCGAAGAAAGACGGCAACATCGTCGTCAACATGGAGGATGACGTCATCCGCGGCGCCACGGTCATCAACCAGGGAAGCATCACATGGCCGCCACCGCCGCTGAAGGTGCCGGCGATTGCAGCGGCGCCGGCTGCCGCTGCAGCGCCCAAAGCGGCAAAGGAGACAAAACCCTCGAAAGGCTACGGCTCGCTGATCGCGATGGCGCTCGGCGCTGCTGCGCTGGCCCTGGTTGGACTGTATGCGCCGCCTGGTTTCATGCAGCACCTCACGGTCTTCGTGCTGGCGTGCTTCATCGGTTTCCACGTGATCTGGAACGTGGCGCCCGCGCTGCACACGCCGCTGATGAGCGTCACCAATGCGATCAGCGGCATCATCGTCATCGGCGCGCTGCTGCAGATCGGCAATCCGTCCTGGATCGTGCTGGTTCTCGCGGGGATTTCGGTTTTGATCGCCACTATCAACATCTCCGGCGGCTTCTGGGTCACCCAGCGCATGCTCAAGATGTTCAGAAGAGACTAA
- the pntB gene encoding Re/Si-specific NAD(P)(+) transhydrogenase subunit beta, giving the protein MAAGFITVSYIGATILFILSLGGLSQQETARRGNIFGVIGMVIAIVATIVGIQTSGYAVLFPAMIVGALIGVFVASRVEMTQMPQLVAMLHSFVGLAAVLVGVASFLDPGAHFEGSEKTIHEVEIFLGVFIGAITFTGSIVAFGKLQGTISGKPLMLPGRHWLNLFAILASLWLGYVFLSAPSTQEGLVPLLVMTVIALFLGVHLVAAIGGADMPVVVSMLNSYSGWAAAATGFMLSNDLLIVTGALVGSSGAILSYIMCRAMNRNFVAVIMGGFGTAGGAVAAVPQGEVIATSSEEVASLLSDSKEVVVVPGYGMAVSQAQGVVSEITKRLRAKKINVRFGIHPVAGRLPGHMNVLLAEAKVPYDIVLEMDEINDDLPHADAVLVIGANDIVNPGALEDPNSPIAGMPVLEVWKAKTVVVFKRSMATGYAGVDNPLFYKENTRMLFGDAKKMLDGILQHLAP; this is encoded by the coding sequence ATGGCAGCGGGATTCATCACTGTTTCCTACATCGGCGCAACGATACTTTTCATCCTGAGTCTGGGCGGCTTGAGCCAGCAGGAAACCGCGCGCCGCGGGAATATCTTCGGCGTCATCGGCATGGTGATCGCCATCGTCGCCACGATCGTCGGCATTCAAACGAGCGGCTATGCCGTGCTGTTCCCGGCCATGATCGTCGGCGCGCTCATCGGCGTGTTCGTGGCATCCCGGGTCGAAATGACGCAGATGCCGCAGCTCGTTGCCATGCTGCACAGCTTCGTCGGGCTCGCCGCGGTGCTGGTGGGCGTCGCCAGTTTCCTGGACCCGGGGGCGCATTTCGAAGGTTCGGAAAAGACCATCCATGAGGTGGAGATTTTCCTGGGCGTGTTCATCGGTGCGATCACGTTCACCGGTTCGATCGTCGCGTTCGGAAAATTGCAGGGCACGATTTCCGGCAAACCCCTGATGCTGCCGGGCCGGCACTGGCTGAATCTCTTCGCCATCCTCGCTTCGCTCTGGCTGGGCTATGTTTTCCTGTCCGCGCCATCGACTCAGGAAGGTCTGGTGCCGCTGCTGGTGATGACGGTGATCGCGCTGTTCCTCGGCGTGCATCTGGTCGCCGCCATCGGCGGCGCGGACATGCCGGTGGTGGTGTCGATGCTGAACAGTTACTCTGGATGGGCTGCGGCGGCGACCGGCTTCATGCTGTCGAACGACTTGCTGATCGTGACCGGCGCGCTGGTCGGTTCGAGCGGCGCAATCCTTTCCTACATCATGTGCCGCGCAATGAACCGGAACTTCGTTGCCGTCATCATGGGCGGATTCGGAACGGCGGGCGGCGCCGTCGCAGCGGTTCCGCAGGGAGAGGTGATTGCCACAAGCTCGGAAGAGGTGGCCAGCCTTCTCAGTGATTCCAAGGAAGTGGTCGTCGTGCCAGGTTACGGCATGGCGGTGTCGCAGGCGCAAGGCGTGGTCAGCGAAATCACCAAGCGGCTGCGCGCGAAGAAGATCAATGTCCGCTTCGGTATCCATCCCGTCGCCGGACGGCTGCCGGGACACATGAACGTGCTCCTGGCGGAGGCCAAGGTGCCTTACGACATCGTCCTCGAGATGGACGAGATCAACGACGATTTGCCGCACGCCGACGCCGTTCTCGTTATCGGCGCCAACGACATCGTCAATCCCGGGGCGCTCGAGGATCCCAACAGCCCGATCGCCGGCATGCCGGTGCTCGAAGTGTGGAAAGCCAAGACCGTGGTGGTGTTCAAGCGCAGCATGGCGACAGGGTATGCCGGCGTGGACAATCCGCTTTTCTACAAGGAGAACACGCGCATGTTGTTCGGGGATGCCAAGAAGATGCTCGACGGCATCCTCCAGCATCTGGCGCCTTAG